In one window of Fictibacillus phosphorivorans DNA:
- a CDS encoding glycosyltransferase family 2 protein, which yields MNQILDIVSAVIFALTFIWLLGRPVAVLLNALYSRKGQKQIEYTSEPVVIDGVSVIVPCHNEAESIEETVLSLLSQKLDWPMELILIENNSSDHTLPVIEALAEKYPQVVAASKRTPLGLNPISYSLNYGLTLCKYPIVVRIDADTKLANEYSILKAIEPVISGRAVTTATNVRVLNLKENVLTRLQAIDYYLSMEMDRRSQRIYNGVLCCSGALQVFKLKDVLSIGGYNTNPNIGEDLEITFRLHRLGKVEMTPEAVSYTDVPPTVKELAKQRLWWMRIGIVTLFVHKKAIGNKNYGRKGMLGLVALPIKLVTTFQAFIGVFLKSASSVLLPQTKTLADVLTSYAIFSGIQILIVIATIAIVAPVAYNKQGVEQWYLVPLFTLVYQPFLAVVRVWGVIQALALIVSSIRLVPNADEKEVRVH from the coding sequence ATGAATCAAATATTGGATATTGTTAGTGCAGTTATTTTTGCACTTACGTTTATTTGGCTTCTTGGTCGGCCAGTAGCAGTGTTGCTCAATGCTCTTTATTCTAGAAAAGGACAAAAGCAAATCGAATATACCTCTGAACCCGTGGTAATTGACGGTGTCTCCGTTATCGTTCCTTGCCATAATGAAGCAGAATCCATTGAGGAAACGGTGTTGTCGTTGCTTTCTCAAAAATTAGATTGGCCGATGGAACTTATATTAATTGAGAATAACAGTTCTGATCATACACTTCCTGTTATCGAAGCATTGGCGGAAAAATATCCTCAAGTGGTTGCAGCTTCAAAAAGAACACCCCTAGGTCTAAATCCCATCAGCTATTCGTTAAATTATGGGTTAACACTTTGTAAATATCCAATAGTAGTTAGAATAGATGCCGATACTAAATTGGCCAATGAATATTCTATATTGAAGGCAATTGAACCTGTAATATCAGGTAGAGCCGTAACAACTGCAACAAATGTTAGAGTCTTAAATTTAAAAGAAAATGTGCTTACCCGATTACAAGCCATTGATTATTATCTATCTATGGAAATGGATCGTAGAAGCCAAAGGATTTACAACGGTGTATTATGCTGCAGTGGAGCACTTCAAGTCTTTAAATTGAAAGATGTATTAAGCATCGGGGGATATAATACAAATCCTAATATTGGAGAAGATTTGGAAATAACGTTTAGACTCCATCGATTGGGTAAGGTTGAAATGACACCAGAAGCGGTCAGTTATACGGATGTTCCACCTACCGTTAAAGAGTTAGCAAAGCAAAGACTTTGGTGGATGAGGATCGGAATTGTTACATTGTTTGTTCACAAAAAAGCAATTGGTAATAAGAACTATGGGAGAAAAGGAATGCTCGGTCTTGTAGCGCTACCCATCAAGTTGGTCACTACGTTCCAAGCGTTTATAGGTGTTTTTCTAAAAAGTGCTTCGTCTGTACTGTTGCCTCAAACGAAGACTCTGGCTGATGTACTTACAAGTTATGCCATTTTCTCTGGAATACAAATTCTCATAGTGATTGCGACGATAGCAATAGTAGCACCTGTTGCTTATAACAAGCAAGGAGTCGAACAATGGTATCTTGTTCCGCTTTTTACACTTGTCTATCAGCCATTTTTAGCTGTAGTCCGTGTATGGGGAGTGATTCAAGCGTTGGCGTTAATCGTTTCTTCTATAAGATTGGTACCAAATGCAGATGAAAAGGAAGTAAGAGTTCATTAA
- a CDS encoding DHHW family protein — MRKIIGEKVLAVAFVGLISTVGVGMVLAEDTKISELENREMASFPLVEKDDDLLSGEYFGKFETYYNDQVYKREEWLQLYSSFKKEFMKEKEVNGVFLGEDGYLLQAVDKIENLKDEHQQINKFIEYGDSKGLDVYYTMAPTKVMSNKDKLPAFAEDFSQKNMNNFLEGLSPKAEQINLRKTIEKKNQEEQLYFYTDHHWKQKAAFYGYQQVIKELSEKHPEVGEPKKFSDFKVKTYKEPEFYGSAARLSNKAYAEKADQIEIMEPKEGYDGYDVCIKGECGKPFYDLSKQEDKEMYADRYNVYMGGNASQIVVKNEKADNDLKVLVLKDSYANPMIPLLSAHFKEVHVIDLRLNGGNMYDYLDKQDLDMVLFVHNVSSAIQTPNLYTFDGRSK; from the coding sequence ATGAGAAAAATCATTGGAGAAAAAGTGTTAGCCGTTGCTTTTGTAGGATTGATCAGTACGGTGGGAGTAGGTATGGTACTAGCGGAAGATACCAAAATTTCTGAGCTTGAAAATAGAGAGATGGCATCATTTCCATTAGTGGAAAAGGACGATGATCTGTTGTCTGGCGAGTATTTTGGAAAATTCGAAACCTACTATAACGATCAGGTCTATAAGAGAGAAGAGTGGCTGCAGCTTTATTCAAGCTTCAAGAAAGAGTTCATGAAAGAAAAAGAAGTGAATGGTGTCTTTCTAGGAGAGGATGGATACCTTCTACAAGCGGTAGATAAAATCGAGAACCTTAAGGATGAACACCAACAGATCAATAAATTCATTGAATATGGTGATTCAAAAGGTCTTGATGTATATTACACGATGGCACCTACAAAAGTGATGTCCAACAAAGACAAATTACCTGCTTTTGCAGAAGACTTCTCGCAAAAGAACATGAATAACTTTTTAGAAGGTTTAAGTCCGAAAGCGGAGCAAATCAATCTTCGTAAAACAATTGAGAAAAAGAACCAAGAGGAACAGCTCTACTTTTATACAGATCATCATTGGAAACAAAAAGCAGCTTTCTATGGATATCAACAAGTAATTAAAGAGTTAAGCGAAAAACACCCAGAGGTTGGGGAACCTAAGAAATTCTCTGATTTTAAGGTAAAAACATATAAAGAACCTGAGTTTTATGGATCTGCCGCACGCCTATCAAACAAAGCCTATGCAGAAAAAGCAGATCAGATCGAGATTATGGAACCAAAAGAGGGTTACGATGGATACGATGTTTGTATCAAAGGAGAATGCGGTAAGCCTTTTTACGATCTAAGCAAACAAGAGGATAAAGAGATGTATGCCGATCGTTACAATGTTTATATGGGTGGAAACGCATCGCAGATTGTTGTGAAGAACGAAAAAGCAGACAATGACCTTAAAGTGCTGGTATTAAAGGATTCATACGCTAATCCGATGATCCCTCTTCTAAGTGCACATTTTAAAGAAGTACATGTTATCGACTTGCGTCTAAATGGCGGAAACATGTATGACTATCTTGATAAACAAGATCTGGACATGGTGTTATTTGTCCACAACGTATCTTCAGCTATACAAACACCTAATCTTTACACGTTCGATGGGCGAAGTAAATAA
- a CDS encoding MBOAT family O-acyltransferase: MLFSSTVFLFLFLPIVLFTYFLVPRSFRNVLLLAYSLFFYAWGEPVFVLIMLGSIGLNYLFGLVVDRVRNRKRAVTWVMTAMVLSNIAILFIFKYTNFFVENINAAFDLSIHVDPIPLPLGISFYTFQAMSYVIDVYRRDGEVQKNPLNVALYIALFPQLVAGPIVRYQTVADQIKHRIETFGKFAEGVKRFIIGLAKKMLIANNVGFIADEIFKTPANELSVGMAWIGIIAYSLQIYFDFSGYSDMAIGLGKMFGFDFLENFKYPYISRTISEFWRRWHISLGSWFRDYVYIPLGGSKNGKLMTYRNLFIVWFVTGFWHGANWTFIAWGLYFGIIIALEKAFLEKLIFRMWRPLQHLYALILIISGWVLFRADTFTYAYSYLKVMFGFGNAPLFDERAAFYLTNYSVLLCLAIISATPLFKWLIDKLQATASNKVYVLGNEIGAPIYYATVLLLSIAYMVNSTFNPFIYFRF, encoded by the coding sequence ATGTTATTTAGTTCAACCGTCTTTTTATTTTTATTCTTACCCATAGTTTTATTCACGTATTTTCTAGTACCACGCAGCTTTAGAAATGTTTTGCTGTTGGCTTATAGTCTGTTCTTCTATGCTTGGGGAGAACCTGTTTTTGTTTTGATCATGTTAGGTTCTATAGGTCTTAACTATTTGTTTGGCCTTGTCGTTGACCGAGTGCGAAATCGAAAACGTGCTGTAACTTGGGTTATGACAGCGATGGTGCTTTCTAACATCGCGATTTTGTTTATTTTTAAATACACAAATTTCTTTGTGGAGAACATTAACGCGGCATTTGATCTGTCTATCCATGTAGATCCAATACCGCTCCCGTTAGGAATTTCGTTCTACACGTTCCAAGCGATGAGTTATGTGATTGATGTATACCGCAGAGATGGGGAAGTGCAAAAAAATCCACTTAATGTGGCCCTATATATCGCTTTATTCCCTCAGCTTGTTGCGGGACCCATCGTGCGTTATCAAACGGTAGCGGATCAAATTAAACACCGGATAGAGACATTCGGTAAGTTTGCTGAAGGTGTTAAACGATTTATTATTGGTTTGGCTAAAAAGATGCTAATCGCGAACAACGTAGGTTTCATTGCAGATGAAATCTTTAAAACGCCAGCGAACGAGCTTTCAGTGGGTATGGCATGGATTGGTATCATCGCTTATTCCCTTCAAATTTATTTTGATTTCTCTGGATACTCAGATATGGCGATCGGTTTAGGAAAGATGTTTGGTTTTGATTTTCTAGAGAATTTTAAATACCCATATATCTCAAGAACCATTTCAGAATTCTGGCGTCGCTGGCATATATCATTAGGATCATGGTTCAGGGATTACGTATATATCCCGTTAGGTGGCAGTAAAAACGGTAAGTTGATGACGTATCGCAATCTTTTCATTGTTTGGTTTGTAACAGGCTTTTGGCATGGAGCCAACTGGACGTTTATCGCTTGGGGATTGTACTTCGGAATTATCATTGCACTGGAAAAAGCGTTCTTAGAAAAACTCATTTTCCGTATGTGGAGACCACTTCAGCATCTCTATGCATTGATATTGATCATTAGTGGTTGGGTCCTGTTTAGAGCAGATACGTTTACCTATGCGTATAGCTATCTCAAAGTAATGTTTGGTTTTGGAAATGCTCCTTTATTTGATGAACGAGCAGCATTTTACCTAACGAATTATTCCGTATTATTATGTCTTGCGATTATTAGTGCTACTCCTTTATTCAAGTGGTTAATCGACAAATTACAAGCTACTGCTTCAAATAAGGTTTATGTATTAGGAAATGAAATTGGTGCACCGATCTATTACGCGACCGTACTTTTACTTTCCATTGCGTACATGGTGAACTCAACCTTCAATCCTTTCATTTATTTTAGATTCTAA